From a single Populus trichocarpa isolate Nisqually-1 chromosome 17, P.trichocarpa_v4.1, whole genome shotgun sequence genomic region:
- the LOC18107347 gene encoding uncharacterized protein LOC18107347: MFLNCLVALEKVTAPSFFQFKDRRYLSIMAESVSNNTGKKLVRIDVSSDTVCPWCFVGKRNLDKAIAASKDRFDFEIKWHPFFLNPSAPKEGVNKLDFYREKFGSRAEGILARMTEIFKGLGLEYNLSGLTGNTLDSHRLINFAGQQGLDKQHKLAEELFLGYFTQAKYVGDREFLLECAQKVGVEGAAKFLEDPNNGVKEVNEELEKYSAHITGVPFYVINGKQKLSGGQPPEVFQKAFEVSAK; the protein is encoded by the exons TTTAAAGATCGCAGATACTTAAGCATCATGGCTGAGTCAGTTAGTAACAACACTGGAAAGAAGCTTGTCCGAATTGATGTCAGTTCAGACACTGTATGCCCATGGTGTTTTGTTGGCAAGAGAAATTTGGACAAAGCTATAGCTGCTTCTAAGGATCGGTTTGATTTTGAG ATCAAATGgcatcctttttttcttaatccttCTGCCCCTAAAGAAGGTGTGAATAAGCTAGATTTCTACAGGGAAAAGTTTGGATCTCGAGCTGAAGGAATCTTGGCTCGGATGACTGAg ATTTTTAAAGGTCTTGGTCTGGAATATAACTTGTCTGGACTCAC GGGCAATACTCTAGACAGCCACAGACTTATAAATTTTGCCGGCCAACAGGGTCTTGATAAGCAACATAAACTTGCTGAGGAGCTATTTCTTGGATACTTCACTCAGGCCAAATATGTTGGTGATAG GGAATTTCTTCTAGAATGTGCTCAAAAGGTTGGGGTAGAGGGAGCAGCTAAATTTCTTGAAGATCCTAATAATGGAGTCAAGGAG GTTAACGAGGAGCTTGAGAAGTACTCAGCACATATCACAGGAGTCCCATTCTACGTG ATCAATGGGAAACAGAAGTTGAGTGGTGGCCAGCCCCCTGAGGTTTTCCAGAAAGCGTTTGAAGTTTCCGCAAAATGA